CTCAACCTTGTTCTTGTTCTGATCATCTCCAGAATCTTCAGTAGATGGTGCATCCCCTTCCTTTGTAATGGGATTTTCAGTTGCATCCTCCTCCCCTTGCTTGTCTTGGGCTTCTACCTTAGGCTCACCTGCAGAGTTTTCTTCTGGCTGACTGCTATTGATTTCATCTTTACTTTCTTGGTCATCAATTTTATCTTCAGTGCTTTCTTCAGGGCCGGCTGCTGTAGATGAATCTTGATTTTCTGGAACTGTAGAAGTTTCACAAGGCTTGAGCTTCTCATCTTGATCACCGTCAGGTTCAGTACTATTTTCAACATCAAAATGTGATGAATCTGAGGGGATTTCTACCCCATTATCAATATCCTTCACTTCCACTTCTTGAACAACATGAACCAACGATTCCTGATCTTCTTGTTCGGATTCATTGTTGAGTTTGTCTCCTGTATCAGCAACGGTTGGAGCTTTTTTCTCTGAGGCTGATGAGGCACTGGCTTCTTTCTTGGTGGGTGGGTTACTGGAGGTCTTCTTTGTGCTTGTTGATTTTATTACCGATGGCTGAGACTTTACCACCCTAGGTGTCTTTGAGGTCCTATCTGAGATTGGCTTTGGTGCAGTAGTGGGCTTAGCTGGTGTCACAGAAGAAGATCTAACTGCTCTATCTCTACCACTGGGAGAGAGAAGTGCTTTCTGTATTTGGGAAGGGGATGGAGGCTTGTCAAAGGATCTTCTTCTGTGGACAGAGGGGCCAAGGGTGGAGTCTTCTTTCTTAATATTCTGTGAGCTTATGGTAGGCCTGAGATAGCTTGGAATTTGTTTTTGGGATGCAGATGTAAGATCTTTATCAGTAGAGTCAGGGTTGGATGGCTTGGGACATCTTTTAGTGAGGGTGCTGCCACTTTGAAGAGGCTTTGAAGGGGATGTGCCCCTCTTCTCCTTCCCTGCCGAGCCAACATCCTTTCCCTTTGTCGCCATAAATTATTGAAGCTTTTACCAGTCTGCACCCAGCAGATGACAACAATAATTAATGAAACTCATCAAACCATGGATTCCTCTCTTTTCAAGTACTCAAAAATGATACCAAAAGAacaactttttgaatgatcttaGCCATTTAATCCACCAAAATGATACCAAAGGGAGTCCACAACACCCATCTTTTCATTGAGGGGTTTCATGTAAATTAATCTTCAATTGATATGAACTATGAAACAATAAAGCAAATATTTCCAACATAGCCAAACAATGAAATTAACATAAGATATATGGCATCAAAAGATTGACTGAAAACAAGATGTAACCAAGCATACCTTGATCAGaataaattcattaaagaagAGGAAGCTGTGAAGGAACCAAAGGATTGAATGCTCTGAATGAATGGTATATGAAGGAGGGGGAGACAGATGATGGCTTGGTTGATAGAAGAAGCGTGAATTACGGTTGATGCTCTGAATGATCGGTATATGGGGAATGTTGACCTTTTCAATATACGTATATATACAACCAATTTCTTTGGGAACAAGCATGTCAACAGCTTCGAATCTTCTCGCTGGTCTCCCTTCTCCAACTATTCTCAAATTTCTGACTTTGTTTCAgaatatgctttttttttttttttttttttaagatgcaTTATATTACATTCTAATATTAAGACCTGCTAAGATAGGAAACGTGACgttttgtattttgtttaaAGAAATTGACAGGCTGATTTCTCTTTTCTACTATTATTCCTTTATCATtgaatttcattatatatatatatatagatattaaaagaaaaaaaattgaatttgaatcacttttttttggcttatttgattaaaagggtctttaaaaacccaaaatttgaaatttaacctcCCATCATTTTTTGACCTCATTTGGACAATAAAtgctttcattattattattattattattatttgtaaaaataataatttcttttaaaatctacACGTAAAAACTTGAAATGACAAAtgacatttatgtaaaaaaatgagttacttttcaagaaaaatatgagaagggttagattcataatttgaggattatttcgttccttttaatcaaatatttttatttaatttatttatttaatttttttttgtcaattactTTTATGAGGTAATGATTGAAGgggaaaaaattatgaaaaaaatagtaaattgaTACAAAAATGAATAATTCTTTAACATGCATTCATCACCTACCAAACAGATAGGTGAGAATTCTCTGATCCAAAAACTTCATTTTACAATTTCCAACTGTAGAAAATGATGTTGAATGGGATGGTTGCAACTGTTAGACATTGAAGGTTGTTTCATTTAATTGCTAAaggcaaagaaagaaagaaaatttgttgGACATGCCTTTTGGAGGTCTCTATGGGTATTTTCTTTGATAGTATCAATTATAAACTAACCATAGAAAATGGGTttccctcttctttttgttttattctatttgtttttgcttttttggTTGTGACTATCTAGGAAATTAGCTAAAGATGCTAGTTTTATTCATGTGTCATATAATTTatgaagttttcaaatatattgaTTACAACATGCAAAAATAGGTAACTATTTCTCTTAATTTATTCTTGGTAAAGAAACACCATTCCT
Above is a genomic segment from Vitis riparia cultivar Riparia Gloire de Montpellier isolate 1030 chromosome 14, EGFV_Vit.rip_1.0, whole genome shotgun sequence containing:
- the LOC117929972 gene encoding myotubularin-related protein DDB_G0290005-like; this translates as MATKGKDVGSAGKEKRGTSPSKPLQSGSTLTKRCPKPSNPDSTDKDLTSASQKQIPSYLRPTISSQNIKKEDSTLGPSVHRRRSFDKPPSPSQIQKALLSPSGRDRAVRSSSVTPAKPTTAPKPISDRTSKTPRVVKSQPSVIKSTSTKKTSSNPPTKKEASASSASEKKAPTVADTGDKLNNESEQEDQESLVHVVQEVEVKDIDNGVEIPSDSSHFDVENSTEPDGDQDEKLKPCETSTVPENQDSSTAAGPEESTEDKIDDQESKDEINSSQPEENSAGEPKVEAQDKQGEEDATENPITKEGDAPSTEDSGDDQNKNKVEEQEGDEGSQKHADEGKQEHVNEERQKHVVEEQKPEAENVASKRQSANGKKDSQVYNEVIEETASKLLEKRKNKVRALVGAFETVISLQEPEAEH